Below is a genomic region from Gemmatimonadota bacterium.
GCTCAGTACTCCTTAAGCTCTCCTATCTCCTGGGTCTGTGAATTACTTCTCGCGTTTCACATTCTCAACAGCCAGCGCGACGGCCTCGCCTCCACCAATGCAGAGTGAGGCAATGCCAATGCGCTTGTCGGCGTGTTTCAGGGCGTGAATAAGCGTTACGAGAATGCGCGTACCGCTCGCCCCAATGGGATGCCCCAGCGCGACAGCCCCGCCATTGACATTGAGTTTTTCCGCCGGAATGCCCAGATCCTGAGTCGCTGCCATTGGAACGCCGGAAAAGGCTTCGTTAATTTCAAACAGATCGATATCCGAGACCGCAAGGGAGAGTTTGGACAAAAGTTTGGAGATGGCACCGATAGGCGCAAGTGTGAACCACTCAGGCTCCTGTGCGTGTGTAGCATAACCCAAAATCTCAACTTCGGGTGTAACACCGCAATCTTCTGCTTTTTCGCCTGAAAGGACGATAACAGACGCTGCGCCATCGTTGATACTCGACGCATTTCCAGGCGTCACAGTGCCGTCTTTTGAAAACGCAGGGCGCAGTTGGCGGAGTTTGTCCTCGTCAAATCTCAGGGGTTCTTCATCCTGGTCTATGGACGCAATTATCTTGCCAGAGGGTGCTTCTACGGGTACAATCTCGCTGCGGAATCGACCTTCGCTATCGGCGCGAAGTGCTCTGTTATAGCTACTAATGGCAAAATCATCCTGGTCTTCGCGCGAAAAATCGTAGCGCTCAGCACATCGGTCACCACAGGTCCCCATGTGCAAATCATTGTACACATCCCATAAGCCATCGCGGATCATTGAGTCAACGAGTTCGCCTGCCCCCAGTCTATAACCCGTCCGCGCGTTTTCGAGAAGATAGGGCGCGCGGCTCATGTTTTCCGTGCCTCCTGCGAGAATCAATTCGGCATCGCCACATTGGATGGCCTGCGCAGCGAGCATGATGGATTTGAGGCCCGAACCGCAAACTTTGTTGACCGTTGTCGCCCCCACCGACGTATCGAGACCCGCGCCAATGGCGACTTGACGCGCGACATTTTGGCCCAGTCCGGCGCTGAGCACATTGCCAAAAATTACTTCATCGACTTCATCGCCAATGATGCCCGCCTGCGCTATCGAAGCTGCCGCGACCACACTACCCAATTCAGGTGCAGACACCTCGGCAAAACCGCCCATAAATCCACCAATAGCCGTGCGCTTGCTCCCGGTGATATAAATGTGTTTCATAGTCATTCCTCCATTTTTCAAGACTATCAAGATACATCCAGACCTGGAAATAACGCAAGAAATAAGAGGTAAGAGGTGAAACATCTAATCGCCATTGCCCTGTGTAGTATTTTATGTGCATTAATCCTCATGATGGCCTGTTCTACACCCCCCGATGGCAAAACCGTATTTATCGAATCGGGCTGTACAAGATGCCATGAAATCAACGGCTCTGGCGGTTCGCAAGGACCGCGGTTAGAGGGCTTGCAAAGCAAATGGACACCCGAATCACTGGAAGAATTTTTGATTGATCCCCCTGCGTACGCAAAAGACAATGCCCGATTGCTGGCGTATCAAAAAAAATACCCAACGCCAATGCCCAGACTTGAAATCGCGCCTGCACAGCGAAAAATACTCGTCCAATATCTACTTAAAAGGTATCCATGAAAAATCAGATCGACAAAAAATACGAGCGGATATACAGAGAGGTCGCCAAAATTCCCGAAGGTACTGTGGCAACTTATGGGCAGATTGCCGATCGGGTTGGATGTGGACCGCGCGAAGTGGGCAGAGCACTATCGGAATTGCCGCCGCATACATCCTGTCCCTGGCACCGGGTCATCAATGCGCGGGGAATGGTGTCCATTCGCAGTGGGAATCACATGGCACATCACGACCAGGAAGCCCGCCTCGAACGAGAAGGCATTGTATTTGTCAATGGCCGCGTCGATCTCGAAATTTACAGGTGGGAAGCAGATTTTTAAGGCTTGAATTGGAAATTTGTGTATTGACAAGGATAATCGGTTTTTTTATCATTCACGCGCTTAGGGGAGAAATACATCTGTAAATACTGAGAAAGGGGATGCAGTGACCAAAGCTGATATTGTCAATCAGATTGCCGAAGCCACGGGGTTGACCAAAACAGATACCTCTATTGTAGTAGAGGGTTTTCTCACCTCGCTCATTGCGGCAATGGAACAAGGTGAACACATTGAGATTCGCGGTTTTGGCACGTTTAAGGTTGTTCATCGCGCACCGCGCACAGGTCGCAATCCCAAAACGGGCGAGGTTGTCAAAATCCCCTCGCGCGCAATGCCCGTGTTCAAACCCTCACGCGAACTGCGTAATTCTATTGCTGAAGTTTCTGTTCTTCCATCCAGCTAAAGCAACAGGAGGTAGCTCTTGCCCAGCGGAAAAAAGCGCAAACGCGCAAAAATCGCAACGCATAAGCGAAAAAAAAGGCGCCGAAGAGACCGACATAAAAAGAGGCTCTAAAGGCGAGATACCTGTCATTCATACGGATGTTATGGATTTAGCCCCTGACCTTGTACTATATTTCGGTATAGACCATGAGGCAGGGGCCTATCCATAGTCTGTCCGTTAGAGAGGTCTTCTGCGGCATTAGCTCAGTTGGATAGAGCACTGGTCTCCGGAACCAGAGGTCACAGGTTCGAATCCTGTATGTCGCACCACAAGCAATGGGGCGAGAGTCACGAACGACTCCCGCCCCATTTTTTTGTCTCATTCGCTACGCCTATGCATCTATCTGTCTTATCAGCCCCCACAACTTCTGAATAAGCGCATCCAGACCCTGACCTGTGACAGAGGAAATTCCCATATCTGTTTGTCCCTGAAAAAATGGGCCCCTGCGATTTTCGGGTGGCAACAAGTCCAGCTTGGTGGCAATGAGCATCGCGGGTTTCTCGCGCAATTTGGGACTGAAACGATCGAGTTCTTCTCTCAAAACTGTTAGATCGTACTCGGGATTGGGGCTGGTGATATCGACCATAAAAAGGAGAACGCGTGTGCGTTCAATATGGCGCAAAAATTGAAACCCAAGCCCTTTGCCGAAATGCGCCCCTTCAATCAGGCCGGGAATATCTGCCATAACAAAGCTATCGTAATCGCCGCATTTGACAATGCCCAGATTGGGTTGCAGAGTCGTAAAGGGATAATCGGCGATTTTGGGTTGCGCCGCAGACACTCTGGATAGAAGGGTCGATTTTCCCGCATTTGGATGACCGACCAGACCGACATCGGCGATGAGTTTGAGCTCGAGTTCCAGATGGCGTTCTCGCCCCGATTCTCCGGGCTGAACATACTCTGGCGCTCTATTTGTCGGCGTGGCAAAACGCGCATTGCCACGACCACCGCGCCCGCCCTCGACCAAAACAACGCGCTGACCAGGCTCGGTCAAATCCGCGAGAATTTCGCCCGTTTCTGTATCCTTGATAAGCGTGCCAATCGGCACGGGAATTTCTGCATCTTCGCCCCGTCGCCCTGCTCTCTTTTGTCCCGACCCATGTTCTCCATGCCCTGCGCTCAGGTGTTGTCGATACCGATAATCGAGCAGTGTGGAAAGGCGCGGGTCCGCTATAAAAGCGACATCTCCCCCCTTGCCGCCATCGCCACCATCTGGGCCCCCTCGCGGTACATGCTTTTCTCGGCGAAAACTTTTGCATCCATTGCCGCCGTTGCCCGAACGGGCATAAATTCTGGTTAAATCGACAAACATGGGAAAATTGAGTGAACTGAGGCTATGTTGCGGACTCTGCATGTGCGTTATGTCTCAAAAGCAGAGCCTCTTCAATGGGGATGTGCTCATCTGCGCTGTTGATGAGGTCCCTCGCCGTATTGTAGGTAAAGGAAATGACCTCAACGCGCGGTCCCAGAGTCTTGACGAGATCGACCAGAGGCACGAAATCACCGTCACCACTCACGAGAACCACGACATCGAGCTTATCGACAAATCTCATGATATCAATGGCCATGCCCATGTCCCAATCGCCTTTGGCCGAACCATCGCTGCGCTGCCGCAAATCTTTTCTTTTTACTTCATAGCTCTTTTGTTGGAGCATCGAGATAAAGTTACTCTGGTCAACATCTGGCGATTGCACGACATAAGCAATCGCGCGGATCAAGCGGCGTTTGCCCACACTGAGTTCCAGCAGTTTTTCAAAATCGAGACGCGCATTAAACGGTTTTGCGGCATAAAAGATATTCTGTACATCGACAAATATCCCAACCCGCAATTCAGTCGGGGGAATATCTGTGCGCCGGTCTAACCGGGCGCGGGCATTGGCCTGTAGAGCAGCGATATTTTTTTGAATAGCGTCGAGAGTAGCAAAAATTTCCCGGCGTTCTCGAGCACCGCTAATCGCTTCTTTATAGACTCTGTTCTTAATCTCTCGAAGGTCTCGAATTGAAGCCTGTGCTATGTTAATCTGATCTAATTTTTGCTCAATACGCGCTATTGCCTCTTGTATTTGCACAATCTGATCTTTAAAGTCTGCCATGGGTTATGGAGTCTCCGATATAAGTTTGTGTAACCCTGCGCCAAGGGCAAGGGCAAATCTGCTCGCCTGTCCGAGTTTTGCGCGATCTCGTTTTGGCAAGTGCGCGGTATCTATACCGCGGAATATTGGATGTTCCGCAAGGCTGAGGTCCGTTGGTGGATCAATGGCCTGTATGTCCCCCGACAGATAAACCCGTTTGCAGGGGCGGTGAGGAGAACTGGCGATAGAGAACCAGCGTTGCAGACTTGAAACATCGGGAATAGCTGTTTCAACACCGATTAATATACCATTTTCGACGGAAATATAAAAAGCCCCAGAGGAGTCGCTGTGAATAGCCATTTGCCTACCTGCCTCCCATACGCGAGCGGGCAGTCCCGCACAAAATAGAGATAGTGGAGCGACGGAGAGATGCAGGTGGGTTTCGCCCAGTGCAGAACATAGAGTTTCGTGTGCGTCAATCACCCTATTGCGTACTGCGGTCCAAAAAGCCACGCGCCCCACCGCAATAAAATCGATCACGCAATTGTCAACAGGGGAAATAAGTGCCTGCGATGCTTCCCAAAAAATCTGCTCGCGGCGATCTTCTTCCCCCGCGACTTCGAGAGGGATTTTTTGAATGTGATACAGACCACCCGAAAGACAAAAAGAAAGCGTGCCAATCGGTTTTGGCAGGCTTTCAAGTGCCTGACCCAATTCCTCAACAAAGGATTTGGGTACTTCTTTTTCGGGATCAAAATCAAAAGCCTCTGACACGCGCTGGTCAATAAGCCCCCTGAGAGAATACGCATTATCCAATTTTTCAAGATGGACCACGCGCAAGGTGTTGCCCGAAATATGAATGCCCGTCGCTGTACTCATGGCGTGCTCATCGTAAGGTGTGGTCGCAAGCGCTCGAGGGTTTTGGGACCAATACCCTTGACCTTTGTAATATCGTCAATGCGTTTAAATGCCCCATTCTTTTCGCGATAGGCCACAATGCGTCCCGCAATTTGAGGCCCAATACGGGGCAGCCGCTCGAACTCTTTTGCCGTTGCCGAGTTGATATCGATCAATTCCCCCGCTGGGGCAACTTCTACTTTTTCTTTTCCGTCCGCCTCAACTGGCGACAGGGATTGGTGAACTTTTGCCTCTTCTCGAGGTGGAACTTCCACGGCGTTTTTACGCACCTCAAAATCGGGAATGCGATCCGGATCTCTACTGTCGAGATAACGGATAACAATGCCCACAATCAGAACGCCGCAAAGCATCAACAGAATAATTTGTTCGTTGCGGTTAAAGGTAAACATGGGAAAGTCCAATTATTGAAAACTGATTTCACCCCAGAATCGAAAATCCCAGGTCACATTGGTGAGGTCGCGCAGTTCGTCTTTGCGCCGTTCATGGCGAAACGAGGTACCGCCTGTAAATCGCGAGCTAAAGGCATATTGCGTACCCAGGCTAACGGACCAGGATGTCGAGTTTTGGCGGATAATGGGCTCGGCTGGCACATCGGGTTCGGCACTTCGGGGCATTTCGGTTTGTGTATTCAAATTGCGCGAAAAGGAAAGCGAGAGGTCGAGAGTGCGCTGAAATCTTCCGCGCAGCGAATAGCGCACATCTGCTTGCAATGTACCGTTTTCCGTCAAAGTGGTCCCGATCAGGCGGTCGGCAAGGGTCGGTTGAACAGAAGCTGTATCGGCAGTCACATTGCGCTGATAGCGGATTTCGTCATTGTTGCTCTGGCGGCGGCTAAATGTCGTCTTCACATCGCCTTTCCAGTTCGCGCTCCACTGAAAAAGCGGATTGTATGATATTTCTCTCGCATCACTTGTCAGATAACGCGACGAGAGACTGAGACTGCCATCCCCCCGTCGGGTGCGCGATTCCTGATACCCGAAACTGGCATTGGAACTGACCCAGAACCAGCCGATCAAAGGCACGCGCTCAAGGCCGCGCCAACTCGCGTCAAATTTGGGAAAGATGACCTGATCGTCTTTGCCGAGTGTATTGCCCGTGCGTTCGTTTTCGGAATAATTGGCAGAGGTATTGAAATTCAGGCCCAGAGGCAACCGAATACCACTGGATACTTGCGCCTGTCTTCGCACATTGGTGGCGTTGGTTCTCGTTCCCGTAGTCGCGACCACAATGGGGATCTGAATCGTATCTTGAAAGCCAAATTGATAGGCCAATGAGGGACGGACCGTGAGACCAAACAAATTATTTGATTTGTTCTGAGAAACACTGCTCGTCACATTCTGAAGGCGCCCCCCCACCTTTCCAATCCATTGCAAAATGGAAAAACCACCGTCTTTACCGGATCTGCGCGTCCAGCGTTGAAATAAGCTGGGCAGGTTGAGATTGATGCGCGCATTCGCCGTTTGCTGGCTATTGATCGTGAGTCCGCGCCGAATGCTGCCGTACTGCACGCGCTCCCCACCGATTTCAAAGCGATCCGTGTACGTAGCCGAATACGACGGATTCACCGTAATCCAGTTTGAGATGCGCGGCGTATATCTGAAGTTGAGCGACTGGTTGCGCGATATTTCGCGTCCAAATTGGAGTTGGGTCAGGGCATATCCATTTCGCAAATCGCGGTTGATAGTGAGCGAATAATCGGCATTCAGGCTGCGAAATGGCGATAGTTTAATGGCATAACTCTCGGTCAGATTGAAAGTCTCTCGCACTGTATCAATCACATTTGACGTGTCGCCTGCGATGGCGCGAAATGAGGTTTGATCCGACACCCCGCGATTAAAACGCAGGTTGTAATTGATGCTGGAGGGCAGGTAAAAAAATTGTGCATCTTTGAGCGTTTTGAAAAAGGGCACCCACTTGAAAATGGCGAGCGCTTCGCGCTGAGACCACACCTGATTATAGGTCATATTGCCGTTTAAGTTCTGGTTCAGGCTCCGCCTCCGCTGTGTAATCGCACCCGTTGTCGATGCGTCAGAACTGTAGTTGAGTGACGTGGAAGCTTTGTCAAACAAAATGCGAGATATCAGGCTCGGGTCTTCGCGTGCTGGCCGCTTTCTCAGCGAAATAGTAAAGCGCGTCTGAGACCGCACATCGCTTTCGTTGATTTTTTGTTCGGGAGTGAGCACAATATCCGATCCCGGGCGTATGCGAGGGCTTGATGTATAGCGATTATAGCTGAATCGGACGGGTATGGAGGTGTTCCACTCTTTGGGAAAAAATTTGTCGATATTGAGCTGGCTGTCAAAGTTGAAGCGCGTGGTGGTATTGCCCGAAGCCCTGCCCTGCAGATCTTGAAAATCACCGCTTCGACGTTCCAGATTGACCGTCAGATTGCCCAGATCGGCGAGGGTTATGCGCGTGTCAGCCAGGGCAGATAAGGCGGGCTTTTTGCGGATATCATCAACGCGCAATTCATCCATCCAAACTTCGTTTTCTCCAATGAGAATATCATCGCCGCGGTTGCGAATCCCCACGGTAAAGGCTCTGATCGAAGACAGCGCGGGATTACCGCGCACGATATAGGTGCGACCATCCACGTCGATCTCTATGCGAGTGCCCTCTCTGTCGTAGCGAGCGAGAAAATCGCCACGGAGAAGCGACACACTAACGGTGTCAGATACTTGCTCGATGGATTGAAGATCCAGCAATTGGCCTTTGAGTTGCGACATTATCTCGAGGTCTAAACGGACGGTATTGGTTTCTTCTGCCCAACCGCGATAAACCCGCGAGCGGTATTCGTAAAAGTTGAGAGAATCTTCATTGATAGGGGCAAAGCGCATAAAAAATTCGATAGGGCTGGGGCCCGTGCTCACGGAATCTGCGGCGTCTGAAAAATTGGTGCTATACGTGGGATCGGCCGGATTTCCGCCGTGCAAAAACAGCGTCATAACACCGTATTCGGTATAGTCCTCGCCATTGGCGAAGCTGCGGGATGCCGAGATGGATTCGCCCGGGTAGAGATCGACAAATTCGAGCACCAGAGAATTTTCAGACAAACGAATACCCGTGGTGGGGTCAATTTCTCGCTCGAGACCCGGAGGAGATTCGTAAAAGGAGTTGTTCGTGCCGATAGTCGAAACCTGAAAATCGCCCGATAACTGCCCGAAAGCGACCGGGTCTTCCTGCCATTCACTGCCGGTCGCACTAAATGTATAGATTTCGACAGAGGTGGTGTCGTTGTGTTCGAACCAGACGCGCACAAAGTCAATCGTGCTGGCAAATGTGGTGTCGGGATTCCCCTCAAAGGTGCGCGGCGCGTCTTGCCCCTTGAGGGGAATGCGCAATAAACGCCACGGAGGATCCGCAATGCCCCCCAATTCCGGAAAGAGATCGGATTCCGTGCCGGGCACAAGCGTAGATGGGCCGGTAAAGGTGCCCGATGCGGGAGACAGCCCCCTATTGCTGGACAAATCGACGCTGTATCGGATAAAACTATCGCGCTCGTCGAGAAAACCATTGCCGTTGAGATCTTCGGTATCGGGTCGAGATTGGCGCTCTGCCCTGTTGCCCTCTGTTCCATTGAGACCAGAGGGATAGCGACGCAGGATATCCGTCGTGTTTTGATCCACGTCTTCAAAATTATCGCCCGAAGGGTCGCTGGGCACAGTGATACCTGGAAATATTTTTCGAAAGACCTCAGCCTCTTCGGCATCGGTCAATCCATCCAGGCCAATGTCTTCTTCGTCAATGACGATATCGTCTCCTGTGGGCAAGCCACCGATGGGTTTGTCTTCTGTGCGAAAGCCGCTTGGAAATCGCTCTCGGTCGCCGGGATCGTTGTACATGGGGTGATCGAGGGGCAGGAGGACGCGCTCAGAAACATCGCCCAAATCGATGTGCAGATGCCCATCATCTCCTCGAATCCAGAGTTCGAGAAATTTGGACCGCGACAAATCGAGACCATTGACATAGCGCATAATCCCCGCCCATGATTGTTGGGGAATGCCATTTTCATTGTTCTGCGAGCGGATGGGAAATCCATTACTGCGCGCGGGATCAAATCGCAGTTTAAGAACATCTACAATGTCTTGTTCCGCGCTTATGTCATCGCGGGTGGGCTGAATTCGGGAAAGAGATGCCCTGTCGCGGTC
It encodes:
- the sprA gene encoding cell surface protein SprA codes for the protein IDDFEGALNSTAFAIGKIGWNRASIPIRNSRMLTLPQGRLTWYNPIDRDRASLSRIQPTRDDISAEQDIVDVLKLRFDPARSNGFPIRSQNNENGIPQQSWAGIMRYVNGLDLSRSKFLELWIRGDDGHLHIDLGDVSERVLLPLDHPMYNDPGDRERFPSGFRTEDKPIGGLPTGDDIVIDEEDIGLDGLTDAEEAEVFRKIFPGITVPSDPSGDNFEDVDQNTTDILRRYPSGLNGTEGNRAERQSRPDTEDLNGNGFLDERDSFIRYSVDLSSNRGLSPASGTFTGPSTLVPGTESDLFPELGGIADPPWRLLRIPLKGQDAPRTFEGNPDTTFASTIDFVRVWFEHNDTTSVEIYTFSATGSEWQEDPVAFGQLSGDFQVSTIGTNNSFYESPPGLEREIDPTTGIRLSENSLVLEFVDLYPGESISASRSFANGEDYTEYGVMTLFLHGGNPADPTYSTNFSDAADSVSTGPSPIEFFMRFAPINEDSLNFYEYRSRVYRGWAEETNTVRLDLEIMSQLKGQLLDLQSIEQVSDTVSVSLLRGDFLARYDREGTRIEIDVDGRTYIVRGNPALSSIRAFTVGIRNRGDDILIGENEVWMDELRVDDIRKKPALSALADTRITLADLGNLTVNLERRSGDFQDLQGRASGNTTTRFNFDSQLNIDKFFPKEWNTSIPVRFSYNRYTSSPRIRPGSDIVLTPEQKINESDVRSQTRFTISLRKRPAREDPSLISRILFDKASTSLNYSSDASTTGAITQRRRSLNQNLNGNMTYNQVWSQREALAIFKWVPFFKTLKDAQFFYLPSSINYNLRFNRGVSDQTSFRAIAGDTSNVIDTVRETFNLTESYAIKLSPFRSLNADYSLTINRDLRNGYALTQLQFGREISRNQSLNFRYTPRISNWITVNPSYSATYTDRFEIGGERVQYGSIRRGLTINSQQTANARINLNLPSLFQRWTRRSGKDGGFSILQWIGKVGGRLQNVTSSVSQNKSNNLFGLTVRPSLAYQFGFQDTIQIPIVVATTGTRTNATNVRRQAQVSSGIRLPLGLNFNTSANYSENERTGNTLGKDDQVIFPKFDASWRGLERVPLIGWFWVSSNASFGYQESRTRRGDGSLSLSSRYLTSDAREISYNPLFQWSANWKGDVKTTFSRRQSNNDEIRYQRNVTADTASVQPTLADRLIGTTLTENGTLQADVRYSLRGRFQRTLDLSLSFSRNLNTQTEMPRSAEPDVPAEPIIRQNSTSWSVSLGTQYAFSSRFTGGTSFRHERRKDELRDLTNVTWDFRFWGEISFQ
- a CDS encoding thiolase family protein: MKHIYITGSKRTAIGGFMGGFAEVSAPELGSVVAAASIAQAGIIGDEVDEVIFGNVLSAGLGQNVARQVAIGAGLDTSVGATTVNKVCGSGLKSIMLAAQAIQCGDAELILAGGTENMSRAPYLLENARTGYRLGAGELVDSMIRDGLWDVYNDLHMGTCGDRCAERYDFSREDQDDFAISSYNRALRADSEGRFRSEIVPVEAPSGKIIASIDQDEEPLRFDEDKLRQLRPAFSKDGTVTPGNASSINDGAASVIVLSGEKAEDCGVTPEVEILGYATHAQEPEWFTLAPIGAISKLLSKLSLAVSDIDLFEINEAFSGVPMAATQDLGIPAEKLNVNGGAVALGHPIGASGTRILVTLIHALKHADKRIGIASLCIGGGEAVALAVENVKREK
- a CDS encoding cytochrome c; translated protein: MKHLIAIALCSILCALILMMACSTPPDGKTVFIESGCTRCHEINGSGGSQGPRLEGLQSKWTPESLEEFLIDPPAYAKDNARLLAYQKKYPTPMPRLEIAPAQRKILVQYLLKRYP
- a CDS encoding NYN domain-containing protein; this encodes MADFKDQIVQIQEAIARIEQKLDQINIAQASIRDLREIKNRVYKEAISGARERREIFATLDAIQKNIAALQANARARLDRRTDIPPTELRVGIFVDVQNIFYAAKPFNARLDFEKLLELSVGKRRLIRAIAYVVQSPDVDQSNFISMLQQKSYEVKRKDLRQRSDGSAKGDWDMGMAIDIMRFVDKLDVVVLVSGDGDFVPLVDLVKTLGPRVEVISFTYNTARDLINSADEHIPIEEALLLRHNAHAESAT
- the obgE gene encoding GTPase ObgE, whose protein sequence is MQSPQHSLSSLNFPMFVDLTRIYARSGNGGNGCKSFRREKHVPRGGPDGGDGGKGGDVAFIADPRLSTLLDYRYRQHLSAGHGEHGSGQKRAGRRGEDAEIPVPIGTLIKDTETGEILADLTEPGQRVVLVEGGRGGRGNARFATPTNRAPEYVQPGESGRERHLELELKLIADVGLVGHPNAGKSTLLSRVSAAQPKIADYPFTTLQPNLGIVKCGDYDSFVMADIPGLIEGAHFGKGLGFQFLRHIERTRVLLFMVDITSPNPEYDLTVLREELDRFSPKLREKPAMLIATKLDLLPPENRRGPFFQGQTDMGISSVTGQGLDALIQKLWGLIRQIDA
- a CDS encoding MGMT family protein is translated as MKNQIDKKYERIYREVAKIPEGTVATYGQIADRVGCGPREVGRALSELPPHTSCPWHRVINARGMVSIRSGNHMAHHDQEARLEREGIVFVNGRVDLEIYRWEADF
- a CDS encoding integration host factor subunit beta, producing MTKADIVNQIAEATGLTKTDTSIVVEGFLTSLIAAMEQGEHIEIRGFGTFKVVHRAPRTGRNPKTGEVVKIPSRAMPVFKPSRELRNSIAEVSVLPSS
- a CDS encoding helix-hairpin-helix domain-containing protein — its product is MFTFNRNEQIILLMLCGVLIVGIVIRYLDSRDPDRIPDFEVRKNAVEVPPREEAKVHQSLSPVEADGKEKVEVAPAGELIDINSATAKEFERLPRIGPQIAGRIVAYREKNGAFKRIDDITKVKGIGPKTLERLRPHLTMSTP